The window GACATGGAGGTTCCGCCATTTACCGAGACAGCGAGTGCAACCGCCAGCGACACCTATAGAGCTGACAGAAACGGACGTATCACATTCTCTTTAACACTGGATATCTCTCAAATGGGAAGCGACTTTGATTTTAATAGCTGCCCTAACGGATTGGTAGAAAACATTGTAGAATCGGTATTATCCAAGAGCCTTACCTTCTCCACGGCCAGTGGCAGAACAGGCAGCTATGAATTTGCCGAGTAATCTCCTGCTACCTTAAAAGCTAAGGGCCAGGGTAAACACACCGGCCCTTAGCTTCTTTATTGCATAGTTATTTCCTGCAAAGCCTGTCCAAGTGTATACTTTGCCTGAAATTGAATAAAACCATAAGGTAAGTTCAGCATTTACCATGCAAAAGCTCCTGCTGGCCCTGATGGGCTTTTTTGCTTTTACTTCCGCTTTTGCGCAGCCCTCCCCTGCCGCAAGTATAGTCACCGGTACCATACAGGGTACTGTGGTTGACGCTGCCGAGCAAACTACCCTGGCCTATGCTACCGTGGCGGTAATGGAAAACGGAAGTAGCCAGCCACTAAAAACCGCCTTCACCGACCTGAAAGGGTCTTTTACACTTACAGTGGTGCCCTACAAAGCGTATACACTCATCATTACCTATGTAGGTTATCAAACCAGAACAATAGAACTTCCCCTTATTACTGCGAATCCACTCTCCCTGGGGCAGATTGGAATGTCATCCGATGTTAGCTTATTACAGGAGGTAGTGGTGGTGGCCGAAAGGCTGCTGGTTGAGCAGGATATTGATAAACTGACCTATCATGTGGAAATTGATCCTGAAAGCCACACCCTCTCCGCATTGGAAATGATGCGCAAAGTACCCCTGCTATCGGTTGATGGTGACGATAACCTGCAGCTGAACGGGAGCGACAGCTACCTGGTGCTCATCAACGGTAAAACCTCTTCCTTATTCGTGCAAAACCCGAGTGAGATTTTTAAGAGCATGCCCGCCAGCGCTATCAAAAGCATTGAAGTAATTACCAACCCGCCCGCCCGCTATGATGCAGAAGGAGTAGGAGGCATCATCAACATCATCACCTACCGGAAAACCATCAGTGGCTACAACGGCTCTGTCAGTGCCGCCATCAGCAGCCCCAGGGGTTCTACCATGGGCGGCTATCTCACAGCCAAGGCAGGGAAGTTTGGCTTCTCCGGCCACCTTGTAAACAATATCACCAGCAGCCCTCCTGCGGGCAGGAGTTATCTTAGGGAAGACCACACCAGGCAAACCCGCCTGGTGCAAACAGGTGAAAGCAACAACCGCAACAGCTCTTTGAACGGAAGCGGCGAGCTTAGCTATGAACTCAATGCACTTAGTGTGTTTACCGCCAGCTACCGGGCAAACAGCAACAATGGTACACATGATTTTCTACAGCAGGTAGCATTGTTTAACGGCAGCAACAATCTTACTCAGGCCTACCAGAACACCAGCACCAGCAGGAATAATTCAGGAGGCAACGATCTTGGGCTGGATTTACAGCGCAGCTTCCGAAAGCACCCCGAGCAGCTCCTTACCTTATCCTATAAAGTAAGCAGTAACGCCAACGCCAGCTCTTCTGATTTTGCGCTGCAGCCCCTGCTCAACTATATCGAACAGCTAAGCCAAACACAAAATAGAAGCAGCACCCGTGAGCATACCCTGCAGGCAGATTATGTACAGCCAATAAAAAAACAAACGCTTGAGTTGGGTGTAAAGTCTTCCCTTCGTCGCAACGACAGCGACTACTTCTACAAAAACCTGCACCAGGAAACAGGAGCATTTGTGCTGGACCCAAGTCAGAGTAATAATTTTGATTACCAGCAGGACATCCATGCTGCCTATGCTTCCCTCAGCCTGAAAAAAAACAACTGGGGCCTGCGGACCGGCGCACGCCTGGAAGAAACATGGGTAGATGCCAACTTCCGTTCCTCAGGCACCTTTGCTACCCAGCACTACCTGAACCTGATCCCCAGCCTGAACCTCTCGCACAAGCTCAAAAACAACAGCACACTAAAACTGTCGTACAACCAGCGGCTGGAGCGCCCGGGCCTGTACCACCTGAATCCCTATGTAAACCTGACCGACCCACGCAACATCAGCTACGGCAACCCCGGGCTAGATCCGGCCACTAACCACTCATTTAACCTGGCATACGCTACCTTCATCAAAAGCTCCTCTATCAATGCCGGTTTGTTTCACCATTTTGCCAACAACTCCATTCAGCGCTTTACCAGCCTGGGAGAAGACACAGTGGCCCGGACTACCTACGCCAACATAGGCAGGAGGCAAGCTTACGGCTTCAGCCTGAGCGGCAGCACCATGCTCTTCAATAAATTAAGCCTTAGCCTGAACAGCACCACTCAGTACCTCAGGATTACCAGCACATTTCAGGACCGGCTGCAGCACAACACCGGCCTTACACTTAATGCATCGGGTAATGTCAGCTACCGTTTCAATAAAACATGGCGGGCCAATGGCAATCTTGCTTACAACTCTCCCCAGATATTCCTGCAGGGCAGGTCTGCCGGCTTTGTTTCAAACAACCTGTCGGTCCATAAAGATATCCTTAAAAACAACAAAGGGAGTGTAAGTCTTTCGGTACGGAACCCATTCCAAAAGTACCGCCGCTATCAAAACGAGATCAGCGATCCAGCTTTTTATCAGTTGCAGGAGTCATTTTCAGTGATCCGCCAGTTTAGCCTGGCATTCAGCTACCGTTTCGGGAAAGTACAAACCAGCAGCCCCCGCAGAAAGCGAAGCATCCAGGACGACGACTCCAAAGTCACTGAATAGCAGCGGAAGAAGTTACCCAAATCATCTATCTAGATTTGCTGCAGCAGAAGTCCCTGTGGTGTAGAAAGCCCACCGCAACCAGGAAAAGATCAGGAACAGCTGATCGACATAATATTTTTTTCAGGGGCAGGATACCTCCTCTTTT of the Flammeovirgaceae bacterium 311 genome contains:
- a CDS encoding TonB-dependent receptor (COG1629 Outer membrane receptor proteins, mostly Fe transport); translated protein: MQKLLLALMGFFAFTSAFAQPSPAASIVTGTIQGTVVDAAEQTTLAYATVAVMENGSSQPLKTAFTDLKGSFTLTVVPYKAYTLIITYVGYQTRTIELPLITANPLSLGQIGMSSDVSLLQEVVVVAERLLVEQDIDKLTYHVEIDPESHTLSALEMMRKVPLLSVDGDDNLQLNGSDSYLVLINGKTSSLFVQNPSEIFKSMPASAIKSIEVITNPPARYDAEGVGGIINIITYRKTISGYNGSVSAAISSPRGSTMGGYLTAKAGKFGFSGHLVNNITSSPPAGRSYLREDHTRQTRLVQTGESNNRNSSLNGSGELSYELNALSVFTASYRANSNNGTHDFLQQVALFNGSNNLTQAYQNTSTSRNNSGGNDLGLDLQRSFRKHPEQLLTLSYKVSSNANASSSDFALQPLLNYIEQLSQTQNRSSTREHTLQADYVQPIKKQTLELGVKSSLRRNDSDYFYKNLHQETGAFVLDPSQSNNFDYQQDIHAAYASLSLKKNNWGLRTGARLEETWVDANFRSSGTFATQHYLNLIPSLNLSHKLKNNSTLKLSYNQRLERPGLYHLNPYVNLTDPRNISYGNPGLDPATNHSFNLAYATFIKSSSINAGLFHHFANNSIQRFTSLGEDTVARTTYANIGRRQAYGFSLSGSTMLFNKLSLSLNSTTQYLRITSTFQDRLQHNTGLTLNASGNVSYRFNKTWRANGNLAYNSPQIFLQGRSAGFVSNNLSVHKDILKNNKGSVSLSVRNPFQKYRRYQNEISDPAFYQLQESFSVIRQFSLAFSYRFGKVQTSSPRRKRSIQDDDSKVTE